One stretch of Lacimicrobium alkaliphilum DNA includes these proteins:
- a CDS encoding amidohydrolase family protein produces MKISSKRLLCLLAASLLIPVQAATLIKAEKIYTSSEQGVLSNAQILVEQGKIKTISNNDIRVPENTEVLTAKVVLPGLIDSHTLVGINGAYNVSADQDAFEQSDALGAEYRVLDSFNPAEKLIEHVRKFGTTTIHVTPQPFAPIGGATALFKTSGKVADQMLLKNNVAMLFNLGEAPKSAFGKSGGPGTRMATAARIRGELYKAREWMEQDEDKRKPDLAMQALAKVLSGETQAIFTAHREDDIGTALRIVKEFGLAPLINYGTEAYLIRDELKQAGAKVIMAPAMQRPAGMEKWNTTLEAAAILDKAGIPFVFAGGYEGYVPKARVLLWETAVAIANGLDKQKAIEAATIVPARLWGIDKQVGSIETGKDADLVLFDGDPFEYTTHVKAVLINGEKVD; encoded by the coding sequence ATGAAAATATCCTCTAAGCGCCTTTTGTGTCTGCTTGCCGCCAGCCTGCTGATACCTGTTCAGGCCGCGACCCTGATTAAAGCGGAAAAAATCTATACCAGTTCTGAGCAGGGCGTGCTCAGTAATGCTCAGATCCTGGTTGAACAGGGCAAAATTAAGACCATCAGCAACAATGATATCAGGGTACCTGAGAATACCGAGGTGCTAACCGCCAAAGTGGTACTGCCGGGGCTGATTGACAGCCATACCCTGGTCGGTATCAACGGCGCCTACAATGTGTCTGCAGATCAGGACGCGTTCGAACAATCCGACGCGCTGGGTGCAGAATACCGGGTACTGGACAGCTTTAACCCGGCAGAAAAGCTGATAGAACATGTCAGAAAGTTCGGTACCACCACCATCCATGTAACGCCCCAGCCCTTTGCCCCTATCGGCGGCGCCACTGCGCTGTTTAAGACCAGTGGCAAAGTGGCAGACCAGATGTTGCTGAAAAACAATGTGGCGATGCTGTTTAATCTTGGCGAAGCACCCAAATCGGCTTTTGGTAAAAGTGGCGGCCCGGGCACCCGCATGGCCACCGCAGCCCGAATCCGTGGCGAACTGTATAAAGCCCGGGAATGGATGGAACAGGACGAAGACAAACGCAAGCCGGATCTGGCCATGCAGGCATTAGCCAAAGTGCTCAGTGGTGAGACTCAGGCCATCTTTACTGCCCATCGTGAGGACGATATTGGCACCGCCCTGCGTATTGTCAAAGAATTCGGCCTGGCGCCGCTGATCAATTATGGCACCGAAGCCTATCTGATCCGGGATGAGCTGAAGCAGGCCGGCGCCAAAGTAATTATGGCGCCTGCCATGCAGCGCCCCGCCGGTATGGAAAAATGGAATACCACCTTAGAAGCTGCCGCGATCCTGGATAAGGCCGGTATTCCCTTTGTGTTTGCCGGTGGCTATGAAGGCTATGTGCCCAAGGCCAGAGTGCTGCTGTGGGAAACGGCTGTCGCCATTGCCAACGGGCTGGATAAGCAAAAAGCCATAGAGGCCGCCACCATTGTACCCGCCAGATTATGGGGTATCGATAAGCAGGTTGGCTCGATTGAAACAGGCAAAGACGCCGATCTGGTGTTATTTGACGGTGACCCCTTCGAGTACACCACCCATGTTAAAGCCGTGCTGATTAACGGCGAAAAGGTGGACTAG
- a CDS encoding amidohydrolase has product MHTLLFCLRWGALALGLLSASLATAQTVAFTNATLYPITDKVIDNGTLVIRDGKIAAIGPASEVTVPKGATIVDAKGKIIMPGIVDTHSHLGVAGDHGEGSATLNPELRILDSFWASDPRIKVARAGGITVSNVMPGSGNVIGGQTIYVKLRDGTADEMLVKGSVGGLKMANGENPKGDDKSPNTRMAAAALARQKYYDAITYGKKRDKAAQDSDSKAPDLDLGLNTLLEVLDGKRIVHHHTHRSDDIMTVLRLQDEFGFRLVLQHGIESYKLAEELAKRDAMVSYILLDSPGGKHEAAEVSLQGPAQLEKAGLEIALHSDDWVIDSRFLLRTAALAVRGGMSREGALRALTINPAKMLDLDKQLGSLEVGKDADLVLFDGDPLSLYTHVQQTWIDGQKVYDRSDKSQRLYATGGFRVADRYPHLGEE; this is encoded by the coding sequence ATGCATACCCTCTTATTCTGTCTGCGTTGGGGAGCACTGGCCCTTGGCCTGCTCAGTGCGTCACTCGCAACAGCGCAAACTGTTGCCTTCACCAACGCCACCCTCTATCCCATCACCGACAAGGTCATCGACAACGGCACCCTGGTCATCCGCGATGGCAAAATTGCCGCTATCGGCCCGGCTTCAGAGGTCACAGTGCCCAAAGGCGCAACCATTGTTGATGCTAAGGGCAAAATTATTATGCCCGGCATAGTGGATACCCACAGCCATCTGGGCGTAGCCGGTGATCACGGCGAAGGTTCCGCCACCCTCAATCCGGAACTGCGCATTCTGGATTCCTTCTGGGCCAGCGACCCGCGAATCAAAGTGGCCCGGGCCGGAGGCATAACCGTCTCCAACGTGATGCCCGGCAGCGGCAATGTAATTGGCGGCCAGACTATCTATGTCAAACTGCGCGATGGTACGGCCGATGAGATGCTGGTAAAGGGCAGTGTAGGGGGCCTGAAAATGGCCAATGGCGAGAACCCCAAAGGAGATGATAAATCCCCCAATACCCGGATGGCTGCGGCGGCACTGGCGAGACAAAAATATTATGACGCCATCACCTATGGCAAAAAACGTGATAAGGCCGCACAGGACAGCGACAGCAAGGCACCGGATCTGGATCTTGGCCTGAATACCTTACTCGAAGTGCTGGATGGTAAACGCATCGTCCATCATCACACCCACCGCTCTGACGATATTATGACCGTACTGCGCCTGCAGGATGAGTTCGGTTTTCGTCTGGTGCTTCAACATGGCATAGAGTCCTACAAGCTGGCCGAAGAGCTGGCGAAACGGGATGCCATGGTGTCCTATATTTTGCTCGACAGCCCAGGCGGTAAGCATGAAGCCGCCGAGGTCAGCCTGCAAGGGCCTGCACAGCTGGAAAAGGCCGGGCTCGAAATCGCCCTGCATTCCGATGACTGGGTTATCGACTCGCGCTTTTTACTCAGAACCGCAGCACTGGCCGTACGCGGCGGCATGAGCCGTGAAGGCGCACTGCGGGCGCTGACCATCAATCCGGCGAAGATGCTCGATCTGGATAAACAACTGGGTTCACTGGAGGTGGGCAAAGATGCCGATCTGGTGTTGTTTGATGGCGATCCGCTGTCACTGTACACCCATGTTCAGCAAACCTGGATCGATGGTCAGAAAGTCTATGATCGCAGCGATAAATCACAGCGTCTTTACGCCACCGGCGGTTTTCGCGTGGCTGACCGTTATCCGCACCTGGGAGAAGAATAA
- the ygjK gene encoding alpha-glucosidase, translating into MAVSLLVSLSGCQSLRAENLADSRSSALDRQGSPQFMRQHDSFGNQHFNPMFDAGAWHGFLLPGDNDSGGAFTGPMIIAEEYPVYLARQLEQLEIVAGNKKYAFADAVSEHQAFPGRLQQHYHWPDLTLQLELIFISGRSALIRTHIENLTGKEKQLTLTWQGALLKKWNTQQTLTERYSDWSPQWEQDNNGLSITLPEVRDTWNLMLSGASRYVIQRSVKSHSEMHQDTYKSTASITLKGKSSARIYTTQTYIHNEQEWQQEQPVIKQSFRHPETLWLANRKRWHHYLSSGIAQHQITTVTDQVALKAIETLIGNWRSSAGHITRDVVTPSVTARWFNGAWAWDSWKHAVAMASFAPAVARNNILAMFDYQVQADDGIRPQDSGMIIDAIFYNKDRQRGDDGGNWNERNTKPPLASWAVWEVYQASADKDLITDLYPKLVAYHQWWYKNRDHNQNGLAEYGATAHPLHNDGQGNIIFDLQPAANTQLARHAEQQCEIIKEDWYRCSGMTFYESVLVSGEYKQLDIGAQHGAGWESGMDNAARFGFITSEQLKKYADKHYSGNLKTARQDWQVRFFENHASNGQLLGFSINQESVELNAYLAMEKALLAKMARLLGRDEEAADWEAGAGRLAQRVNQCFFDAQSGFYYDRQIDSADDNSGDCDGRLLITRGKGPEGWAPLWAGIAGKNQARKVVQNMLAVDEFNTLIPLGTASQTNPAYHPDIYWRGRVWLDQWYFGVMALKHYGYTQQAGALASALLEHAQGLKGNAAIRENYNPETGAMQGATNFSWSAAHLLMLHHQLKHQPE; encoded by the coding sequence ATGGCTGTCAGCCTGTTGGTATCCCTGAGCGGCTGCCAAAGCCTGCGCGCAGAAAATCTCGCCGATAGCAGGTCCTCTGCCCTTGATCGCCAGGGCTCACCGCAGTTTATGCGCCAACATGACAGCTTTGGTAACCAACACTTCAATCCAATGTTTGATGCAGGAGCCTGGCATGGCTTTTTACTGCCCGGTGACAACGACAGTGGCGGAGCCTTTACCGGGCCGATGATCATAGCCGAAGAGTATCCTGTGTATCTGGCGCGCCAGTTAGAGCAACTGGAAATTGTTGCCGGGAATAAGAAATATGCTTTTGCCGATGCAGTATCAGAGCACCAGGCCTTCCCCGGACGGCTGCAACAACATTATCACTGGCCCGATCTGACACTGCAACTAGAGCTGATTTTTATCTCCGGCCGAAGCGCGCTGATCAGAACCCATATTGAGAACCTGACCGGTAAAGAAAAACAACTGACCCTGACCTGGCAAGGGGCATTATTAAAAAAATGGAACACACAGCAGACCCTTACAGAGCGTTACTCTGACTGGTCACCACAATGGGAGCAGGATAATAACGGCCTCAGTATTACTTTGCCAGAAGTAAGAGATACCTGGAATCTGATGTTATCCGGTGCCAGCCGGTATGTGATCCAGCGCTCAGTAAAGAGCCATTCAGAAATGCACCAGGATACCTATAAAAGTACTGCCAGTATCACCCTGAAGGGCAAGAGTTCTGCCCGGATCTATACCACACAAACCTATATACACAATGAACAGGAATGGCAACAAGAGCAGCCCGTTATTAAACAAAGCTTCCGGCACCCTGAAACGTTGTGGCTGGCCAACCGCAAGCGCTGGCATCACTATCTGAGCAGTGGCATTGCGCAGCACCAGATAACCACTGTAACTGACCAGGTTGCGCTAAAAGCCATAGAGACACTGATTGGAAACTGGCGCAGCAGTGCAGGGCATATCACCAGAGATGTGGTGACCCCGTCTGTTACCGCACGTTGGTTTAATGGTGCCTGGGCCTGGGACAGCTGGAAACATGCGGTGGCGATGGCCTCCTTTGCCCCGGCCGTGGCGAGAAACAATATCCTCGCCATGTTTGATTATCAGGTGCAAGCCGATGATGGCATACGCCCGCAAGACAGCGGTATGATCATCGATGCCATTTTTTATAACAAAGATCGCCAGCGCGGTGACGATGGCGGCAACTGGAATGAAAGAAACACTAAGCCCCCTCTGGCAAGCTGGGCAGTCTGGGAGGTTTATCAGGCCAGTGCTGATAAAGACCTGATCACAGACCTCTATCCGAAACTCGTTGCCTATCACCAGTGGTGGTATAAGAACCGCGATCACAATCAAAATGGGCTGGCAGAATATGGTGCCACGGCCCACCCGCTGCACAACGATGGGCAGGGCAATATCATTTTCGACCTGCAACCTGCTGCCAATACACAACTGGCCAGGCACGCTGAGCAACAATGCGAAATCATCAAGGAAGACTGGTACCGGTGCAGTGGCATGACATTCTACGAATCGGTGCTGGTTTCCGGTGAGTATAAACAGCTGGATATTGGCGCTCAACATGGCGCAGGGTGGGAATCAGGCATGGATAACGCCGCCCGCTTCGGATTTATCACTTCTGAACAGCTTAAGAAATATGCCGACAAGCACTATAGCGGCAACCTGAAAACAGCACGACAGGACTGGCAGGTGCGTTTTTTTGAGAATCACGCAAGTAATGGCCAGCTACTGGGTTTTTCCATTAATCAGGAATCGGTGGAGCTCAATGCGTATCTGGCGATGGAAAAAGCCCTTCTGGCAAAAATGGCCAGGTTGCTTGGCCGCGACGAAGAGGCCGCAGACTGGGAAGCCGGGGCCGGGCGACTGGCACAACGGGTTAATCAGTGTTTCTTTGATGCACAGAGCGGCTTTTACTATGACCGTCAGATAGACAGCGCTGATGATAATAGCGGTGATTGTGACGGCAGACTGCTGATCACCAGAGGCAAAGGACCGGAAGGCTGGGCGCCACTGTGGGCTGGCATTGCCGGGAAAAATCAGGCCCGCAAGGTGGTTCAGAATATGTTGGCAGTAGATGAATTTAATACCCTTATCCCTCTTGGTACCGCATCACAGACGAATCCAGCCTATCACCCGGATATTTACTGGCGCGGCCGGGTATGGCTGGATCAGTGGTATTTCGGCGTGATGGCACTAAAGCACTACGGCTATACGCAGCAGGCAGGAGCCCTGGCATCAGCATTGCTGGAGCATGCTCAGGGGCTCAAGGGTAACGCAGCCATCAGAGAAAACTACAATCCTGAAACCGGCGCCATGCAGGGCGCAACCAATTTTAGCTGGAGTGCAGCCCATTTACTGATGTTACACCATCAGTTAAAGCACCAGCCTGAATAG
- a CDS encoding TonB-dependent receptor — translation MKARNWKLGYLPMLVMVNMGITSTSFAQDQQNAEGDNVEVISVTGIKSSLVRAMDIKQGSDNIVDAISAEDIGKFPDQNVAESLQRITGVSIDREGGEGQLVTVRGMGPEFNAVLLNGRTLATVGDPSSMSWNGSPGGRAFSFDILPSELINGAEVYKTQSAELQEGSVGATINITTMRPFDNPGMHVLASAKALHDDMSGATKPQFSGLFSNTFNDDTFGVLVSVASYERESRYEEANTAYYFKVEDPLDGTDYGQVYFPRNYDQIVQTEDRDRLSGNVVLQYAPNDRLQISADYLHSKYDVSGRQDIYPSWFTPGNVRNPELDENNTLVYADFVDVFVESMARQSDASSKLNAYGLNIDWQATEDWNMELDISASKAESDPGKGWSDVVVGRPGEFSYDRRQGQQVPTMAFDPIQAGDTLTAGWTSLQGTRLEDEVKAAKFDNSLYVKAGPLVEVNFGAHYTDRTLGTVYGETEGPLPWIFADNSTRIPLPDSLFNLFDADGFLSGASGDPVNQWPTFNTDEIMAYLSSDEVINMLDDPQVARDILNRNGFGIVPDRTAYDVNEEVMALYTDLSFEGDIGDMFWTVVAGMRYVDTTSTSSGQQIALLDLVPSQNEPNKVFAEYSDDYVPVSISNEYQDWLPSVNANLHITDELIGRVAVSRSITRPELNQMSPLTNYGDGEIDGLTGSGSNPKLAPYTSENVDLSLEWYYDEGSYAALAYFRKDIDGYLGYSTLSETVVVPSGSYDYEISRPINESSTEVDGFEFAVQHMFSSLPEPFDGLGVIFNLTKVDSSSEQDDLPLIGLGDSENLILFYEKAGFQVRLAYNNRGRFMQTKPVVTGTRQRDGHYVDDYKQLDLSGSYDINENFTVFFEGINLTNELTVKNAEYKNQTLQVIETGPRYALGVRAKF, via the coding sequence ATGAAAGCTAGGAACTGGAAGTTAGGTTATCTTCCCATGCTCGTCATGGTTAACATGGGAATAACATCGACGTCTTTTGCACAAGATCAGCAGAATGCGGAAGGTGACAATGTAGAAGTTATCAGTGTCACCGGAATCAAAAGCAGTCTGGTCCGGGCGATGGATATTAAACAGGGCAGTGACAATATCGTGGATGCGATTTCTGCTGAGGATATTGGTAAGTTCCCGGATCAAAATGTTGCGGAATCCCTGCAGCGTATCACCGGCGTGTCCATTGATCGTGAAGGCGGTGAAGGGCAATTAGTGACAGTACGCGGAATGGGCCCTGAGTTTAATGCTGTGCTGTTAAATGGACGCACGCTGGCGACAGTGGGCGACCCCTCATCAATGAGCTGGAACGGCTCTCCGGGAGGTCGCGCATTCAGCTTTGATATTTTGCCCTCAGAGCTGATTAATGGCGCAGAAGTTTACAAAACCCAGTCAGCAGAGTTACAGGAAGGGTCTGTAGGCGCCACCATTAACATTACCACCATGCGGCCTTTTGATAATCCGGGAATGCATGTCCTGGCCAGCGCCAAAGCCTTGCATGACGATATGTCGGGCGCAACCAAGCCTCAGTTTTCAGGATTATTCAGCAACACTTTCAATGATGACACCTTCGGTGTGCTGGTTTCTGTTGCCAGTTATGAACGGGAAAGCCGCTATGAAGAAGCGAATACCGCCTATTACTTTAAAGTTGAGGATCCGCTTGATGGCACTGACTATGGTCAGGTCTATTTCCCGCGTAACTATGACCAAATCGTACAAACAGAAGACCGGGATCGCTTAAGTGGCAATGTCGTACTGCAGTATGCGCCCAACGACAGGTTACAGATCTCTGCCGACTACTTACATTCCAAATATGATGTCAGCGGCCGCCAGGATATCTACCCCTCATGGTTTACTCCAGGTAACGTCAGAAATCCCGAACTGGACGAAAATAATACGCTGGTGTATGCCGATTTTGTGGATGTCTTTGTTGAGTCCATGGCTCGGCAGTCAGATGCCTCCAGCAAGCTCAATGCCTATGGTCTGAATATTGACTGGCAGGCAACCGAAGACTGGAACATGGAACTGGATATCAGTGCTTCAAAGGCGGAGTCTGATCCGGGCAAAGGTTGGTCTGATGTAGTGGTTGGTCGTCCCGGAGAATTTTCCTATGATCGCCGTCAGGGGCAGCAGGTCCCTACTATGGCCTTTGACCCTATTCAGGCAGGCGATACCCTGACCGCCGGCTGGACATCTTTGCAAGGTACACGATTAGAAGATGAGGTGAAGGCCGCTAAGTTCGACAACAGCCTGTATGTGAAAGCAGGCCCGCTGGTCGAAGTGAACTTTGGCGCACATTATACGGATCGGACTCTGGGCACCGTGTACGGAGAAACGGAGGGGCCTCTGCCGTGGATTTTCGCAGACAACAGCACCCGCATTCCGCTGCCGGACTCGTTGTTTAACCTGTTCGATGCAGACGGCTTTTTGTCAGGCGCTTCCGGCGACCCCGTGAATCAGTGGCCGACATTCAACACTGATGAAATCATGGCGTATCTGAGCAGTGATGAAGTGATTAACATGCTGGATGATCCTCAGGTCGCGCGGGATATATTGAACCGTAATGGTTTTGGCATCGTGCCGGATCGCACCGCCTATGATGTTAATGAAGAGGTGATGGCACTGTATACAGATCTCAGTTTTGAAGGTGATATCGGTGATATGTTCTGGACGGTTGTAGCGGGTATGCGCTACGTGGATACCACCAGCACCTCCAGTGGTCAGCAAATTGCGCTGTTGGATCTTGTTCCCTCACAAAATGAGCCAAACAAGGTCTTCGCTGAATATTCTGACGATTATGTGCCGGTTTCTATCAGTAATGAATACCAGGACTGGCTCCCCAGCGTCAATGCCAATCTTCATATAACCGATGAGTTAATTGGTCGTGTCGCGGTATCCCGCTCTATTACCCGGCCTGAACTGAATCAGATGAGCCCGCTGACCAACTATGGTGATGGTGAAATTGATGGGTTAACTGGTTCGGGCAGCAATCCTAAGCTTGCCCCTTACACTTCTGAGAATGTCGACCTGTCCCTTGAATGGTACTACGACGAGGGAAGCTATGCGGCCCTGGCCTATTTCAGAAAAGACATCGACGGCTATCTGGGCTACAGCACCTTGTCAGAAACGGTGGTCGTGCCGAGCGGTAGTTATGATTATGAAATTTCCCGTCCCATCAATGAAAGCAGCACAGAGGTGGATGGTTTTGAGTTTGCGGTGCAGCACATGTTCAGCAGCTTACCGGAACCCTTTGATGGGCTTGGCGTGATATTTAACCTGACCAAGGTGGACAGCAGCTCTGAGCAGGATGATCTGCCGCTGATTGGTCTGGGAGATTCTGAGAATCTGATACTTTTCTATGAAAAAGCCGGATTCCAGGTGCGTCTGGCCTATAACAATCGTGGTCGCTTTATGCAGACCAAGCCGGTCGTAACCGGTACCAGACAACGAGATGGTCACTATGTTGACGATTATAAGCAGCTTGATTTGAGTGGTAGCTATGACATCAATGAAAACTTCACTGTGTTCTTTGAAGGTATTAATCTGACCAATGAACTGACAGTCAAAAATGCTGAATATAAGAACCAGACGTTGCAGGTAATAGAAACCGGCCCCCGTTATGCGCTGGGTGTCCGGGCGAAGTTCTGA
- the nhaC gene encoding Na+/H+ antiporter NhaC, which translates to MSQPRQPSLTQALVPILVLLSLLFLAVYYFGDASSSGPNQVALLLCAGVATLIGLYNGNRREQIEQAIIKGISLTLGAVLILLAVGSLIGSWLLSGTVPTMIYYGLQLLNPDYFYLSSCIICALVALCIGSSWTVAATIGVALMGVASGMGLSEVICAGAIVSGAYFGDKLSPLSDTTNLAPAVAGTDIFTHIRFMLYSTLPSFGLTLLLFLILGLRSTAETKSIELSSLMQSLSSHFHIAWYLLLPLAITLFLALRKIPAFPAIGIGALVGGVMAAFFQQDFIQAQAAPALSELNGTVTVIWKAMYEGISVTSDDPRLQDLLSGGGMGSMLNTIWLIISAMTFGSVMEATGLLQRVVQELLKGVRTVAGLIITTITTAFGTNVVAGDQYIGIVMPARMFKPEYDKRGLAPENLSRAVEDGGTVTSALIPWNTCGAYMHSVLLVNPLDYALYAFFNWLTPLFGILLALMGLQRPAYKSNDTAVIRSTL; encoded by the coding sequence ATGTCACAGCCTCGTCAGCCCAGTCTTACCCAGGCTCTTGTACCCATTCTGGTATTGTTATCACTGTTATTTTTAGCCGTATACTATTTCGGTGATGCGTCGTCGTCTGGTCCTAATCAGGTAGCGCTATTGCTCTGTGCCGGGGTGGCGACGTTGATTGGTCTGTATAATGGCAATCGCCGTGAACAAATAGAACAGGCTATCATTAAAGGGATTAGCCTGACGCTGGGCGCGGTGCTGATATTGCTGGCTGTAGGTTCGTTGATTGGTAGCTGGTTATTGTCAGGCACGGTACCAACGATGATCTATTATGGTCTGCAATTACTTAACCCCGATTATTTTTATCTGAGTTCTTGCATAATTTGTGCGTTAGTCGCCCTTTGTATTGGCAGCAGTTGGACTGTGGCAGCCACTATAGGCGTGGCTCTGATGGGTGTGGCCAGTGGAATGGGTTTGTCGGAGGTGATTTGTGCCGGAGCCATCGTCAGTGGTGCTTATTTCGGAGACAAACTCTCGCCATTGTCCGATACGACTAATCTGGCACCGGCAGTAGCCGGCACCGATATTTTCACCCATATTCGTTTTATGCTCTACAGTACCTTGCCCAGTTTTGGGCTGACCCTCTTACTGTTTCTTATTCTTGGTCTCAGATCAACAGCAGAGACTAAGTCTATTGAGCTTAGCTCTTTAATGCAGAGTTTGTCCTCACACTTTCATATTGCCTGGTATCTGTTGTTGCCGCTGGCCATTACCCTCTTTCTGGCGCTGCGTAAAATACCGGCTTTTCCTGCTATTGGCATTGGCGCGTTAGTGGGCGGAGTAATGGCGGCCTTTTTTCAGCAAGACTTTATCCAGGCCCAGGCCGCTCCCGCATTGAGTGAGCTGAATGGCACGGTTACTGTGATTTGGAAAGCCATGTATGAAGGTATCAGTGTTACCTCTGACGACCCAAGACTGCAGGATTTGCTCAGTGGCGGTGGAATGGGGTCGATGCTCAATACCATCTGGCTGATTATCTCGGCCATGACCTTCGGCTCTGTCATGGAGGCTACCGGACTGCTTCAGCGGGTGGTGCAGGAGTTGTTAAAAGGCGTGAGAACGGTTGCCGGACTGATTATTACCACTATAACAACGGCTTTTGGTACTAACGTTGTAGCGGGTGATCAGTACATAGGTATTGTGATGCCTGCGCGTATGTTTAAGCCCGAATATGACAAGCGAGGCCTGGCACCGGAAAATCTGTCCCGGGCCGTTGAAGATGGCGGCACTGTTACCTCGGCCCTTATCCCATGGAATACCTGCGGTGCCTATATGCATTCTGTGTTGCTGGTAAATCCCTTAGATTACGCGCTCTATGCATTCTTTAACTGGCTTACGCCACTGTTCGGTATACTGTTGGCGTTAATGGGATTGCAACGCCCTGCCTACAAAAGTAATGACACAGCGGTGATCAGGTCAACATTATAA
- a CDS encoding IlvD/Edd family dehydratase translates to MKSKKINLRSRAWFDDPSNPDMTALYLEKYLNYGLTIEELQSSRPVIGIAQTGSDLVPCNRAHVELAKRLKDGIRDAGGIAIEFPVHPIQETGRRPTAALDRNLQCLSLIEVLHGYPLDGVILTTGCDKTTPALLMGAASVDLPAIAFSVGPMLNGTYKGQCVGSGTIIWEARKRLAKGEIDYDSFIQQVSSSAPSSGHCNTMGTALTMNSLAEVLGMMLPGCASIPAPYRERAQMAYRTGKRAVEMVLEDLTPSKILSRQSFENAIRLCSALGGSTNAPIHINAIARHAGIELNITDWQEIGQHIPQLVNCQPVGEYLSEDFHNAGGVPSVVKRLLQENLLDGNCLTVTGATLAQNCDNAQCHNEEVIRPFNRPVKAHAGLKVLRGNLFDSAVMKVSAINEDFSRRYLSDPATPNAFKARAIVFDGPEHYHREINNPALDIDENCMLVMRYTGPKGYPGSAEVVNMQPPTYLLAKGIDALPTIGDGRQSGTSGSPSILNASPEAADGGGLALLQTGDMVNVDLNTGLVNVQLSDAELQQRREALSPELHYPESQTWWQEIYRAKVSNLDGGGVFEDMLKYRRLRDKLPRHSH, encoded by the coding sequence ATGAAAAGCAAAAAAATCAACTTGCGCAGCCGCGCCTGGTTTGACGACCCCAGCAATCCGGACATGACGGCGCTCTATCTTGAGAAGTATCTCAATTATGGCCTCACCATTGAAGAGCTGCAATCGTCACGCCCTGTCATCGGCATCGCCCAGACCGGATCAGACCTGGTGCCCTGCAACCGGGCTCATGTTGAGCTGGCGAAACGGCTGAAAGACGGTATCCGCGATGCCGGTGGTATCGCCATTGAGTTTCCCGTTCATCCTATCCAGGAAACCGGCAGGCGCCCGACCGCTGCGCTGGATCGCAACCTGCAATGTCTGTCATTGATTGAAGTGTTGCATGGTTACCCATTAGATGGCGTGATCCTCACCACCGGCTGCGACAAAACCACACCGGCGCTGCTGATGGGTGCGGCCAGTGTCGATCTGCCCGCTATCGCGTTCTCTGTGGGGCCGATGCTCAATGGTACCTACAAAGGTCAATGTGTGGGCTCCGGCACCATCATCTGGGAGGCCAGAAAACGCCTGGCTAAGGGTGAAATTGACTATGACAGCTTTATTCAACAGGTTTCCAGCTCAGCTCCCTCCTCCGGGCACTGCAATACCATGGGCACCGCACTGACCATGAACAGTCTGGCCGAGGTACTGGGGATGATGTTACCGGGCTGCGCTTCTATACCGGCACCTTATCGGGAAAGAGCACAAATGGCTTACCGCACAGGCAAACGAGCGGTGGAAATGGTACTTGAGGATCTCACCCCGAGTAAAATTCTCAGTCGCCAATCCTTTGAAAATGCCATTCGACTGTGCTCAGCATTGGGTGGCTCAACCAATGCCCCCATTCATATCAACGCCATTGCCAGACATGCTGGTATCGAGCTGAATATCACCGACTGGCAGGAAATAGGTCAGCATATTCCCCAGCTGGTTAACTGCCAGCCGGTGGGCGAATACCTCAGCGAAGATTTCCATAATGCCGGAGGTGTGCCGTCGGTCGTTAAGCGGCTGTTACAAGAAAACTTACTGGACGGCAATTGCCTGACGGTAACCGGCGCAACACTGGCACAAAACTGCGACAATGCACAATGTCACAACGAAGAGGTGATTCGCCCGTTCAATCGTCCCGTCAAAGCTCACGCCGGACTGAAGGTATTAAGAGGCAACCTGTTTGATTCTGCTGTGATGAAAGTATCTGCCATCAACGAGGATTTCAGCCGCCGCTACCTCTCTGACCCCGCTACGCCCAACGCCTTTAAAGCCCGCGCAATAGTTTTTGACGGGCCAGAACACTATCACCGGGAGATCAACAATCCTGCCCTCGACATCGATGAAAACTGCATGCTGGTGATGCGTTATACCGGCCCCAAAGGCTATCCGGGATCGGCGGAAGTGGTCAATATGCAACCTCCCACCTACCTGCTGGCCAAAGGCATCGATGCCCTGCCTACCATAGGAGATGGGCGTCAGAGCGGCACGTCAGGCTCACCATCTATTCTCAACGCATCTCCTGAGGCGGCCGATGGCGGCGGCCTGGCATTACTGCAAACCGGTGATATGGTGAATGTGGATCTGAATACCGGCCTGGTCAATGTGCAGCTCAGTGACGCCGAACTGCAACAACGCCGTGAAGCATTAAGCCCTGAACTGCATTATCCTGAAAGTCAGACCTGGTGGCAGGAGATCTATCGGGCTAAAGTCTCGAACCTGGACGGCGGAGGGGTATTTGAAGATATGCTTAAGTATCGTCGTCTACGGGACAAACTTCCTCGTCATTCCCACTAG